CCATAGCCCAGCCCCTGGAATAGTGTGCAGAGCCTGCGACCCAGGAGGGACTCCATAATGCttcttgaagaatgaatgaaaataaatggcaTTCCAGTGAAATATTTAGGAGGAAAAGCAAGATTTTTAGAGGGTTAAGTGATGActagaaaggaatgaatgaatgcactcAGTTTAAAGAATCATTTTCAGGCTTTTAAAAACGTGAAAAATTGACATACACGTAGACTAACGTGGAGGGGTGTGTGGGAAGCACAGTGGTGGTGGCGGAGGGGTGTTGCCCACCTTAAATCCCTGTCATGGCCCCTGAGATACCGCCTCACAGCCTAGAGCTCCAAGGAAGCCTCTGGACAACTCTTTCCAGAGAAACTGGATAATCAAGGCAAGGGAGAAATGGGAATGATTGTCCTATGTAAGGGTCTAGGGGGAACTAGGGTTTTATTCTGGGGAGCGGGGAGGATCAGGCCAAATCAGAGCCTGTTGGTAAGCAGAGCGATTGGAGCATGTTGGCAGGGAGAGCCTGAAGACGGGAGAAGGCCTGATTGATGGAGCATGAATCAGACCAATAGGAAAGGTGGATGGTTTAGCCTAGGAAAGGAATCTAGACAGGAATTTCCTAttgataagagaagaaaaatctcaatagaAATGTTGAGGGATATTTTGTAGCCAGTGCCAGCCACATAATCAAAATAACGGATTCATTGCTGTGAGAAATACTCTCTGGTCTGGATTAATCGAGGGCTGAAAAATGTTTTAGTTTATGATTTATGGACCAGGAGGGGAAAATGGGATACCTTGGACTGAATAGTACAAAATCGCTTTTTTATGGAACATGTTTCAGATTACAACTAAATCTTGGCAATCAGACATATGCTCTTCTCATCTAAAATGGAAGTTACTGCATAAGAGAGGTCTATTTGTATAGGACTATggagtaaatatataaatatttacctcATACCAGTAGAGGCGAGTACTGTGGACTTTCATCAGTAGGAGGGCTAGAAGGTGACCCACAGTTGGTTTTGGTAAATGAGCtaagaaagaaatgtaatttctttttgGCAAACACACAaatgcaaagaatgaaaaaataatcaatgcAAGCAAATACCTTTGGAAAATAATTGCCTaagacttaaaaaattatatccatataataatttcaaaaccGGAAACCTAGCTTGTTTTGATCAAAAAttataatcagggcttccctggtggcgcagtagttgagagtccgcctgccagtgcaggggacgcgggttcgtgccccggtccgggaagatcccacatgccgcggagcggctgggcccgtgagccatggccgctgagcctgcgcgtccggagcctatgctccgcaacgggagaggccacaacggtgagagacccgcgtaccggaaaaaaaaaaaaaaaaaaaaaaaaattataatctaaaAGGTATCTCTGAAGTCATAATCGTGTTGATTATGCATGCATGAAAGGCAAGAAGGACCCCCCAACACAGTCCTAGCCCACTGATGGCCTGAGAAAGCTGCACTCTAGAACACTGACTGCCAGTGGGCAAGTGGTTAACAGTCTGGACCCGGGAGTCCGACTGCCTGGGATGGAATCGGCCTCTGCCCTTACGGCTCCAGCTGGGGGCAAGTTACCttacatctctgtgcctcagtgtcctcatctgtgaaatggagatgacaCAAGGTGGCACACAGGGTTGTTCTGAGGGTCGGCTGTGGGAATTCAGGTGAAATGCTTAGAAAGCTACACCCAGAAGGCAatccataaatgttagctatggAAACCATTAACTGTAGGTACGTTGGTCTAGTGTACCCAGGTTAGGGACATGAATTTTAAGAGATaccatatagggcttccctggtggcacagtggttgagaatccgcctgccgatgcaggggacacgggttcgtgccccggtctgggaagatcccatatgccgcggagcggctgggcccgtgagccatggccgctaagcctgcgcgtctggagcctgcgctccgcaacgggagggaccacaacagtgagaggcccttgtaccgcccaaaaaaaaaaaaaaaaaagagataccgTATAATGTTGGGGCTGCAGGGACCTTGAGCATCCTCCGGCCCCACCCTTTCATCCACTGGATACCCAAATCTGCCACATAAGTGATCACGTGCCTGCTTGAACACACACAATGATGAAAACGGGAAGTAATGTCATTCGTGGGGCAGATTTACCTATTGGGAAGTCACAGAGCTCCAAGCTGCTTTTCTCCTTCGTGTCTACAACCATCATCCACTAGGAGCCCACAGTAAAGCTATGACCTTCCCATGACAGGCTTCCACATATCTGACTGACACTCTTCTCCAGGACAAGCGCGTTCCAATACAATTAGGTCCAAATGTCAACCTCTTTGATTTTGCAGCAAACCCCTCTTTGAATACTGAATCATTTTTATATACTGattcagtatataaaaatactgcataaaatacttcaaaaattcAAGTGAATTGTTAAAGTCTATGTTTGTATACATTTCTGCAGAAAAAGCATGCCTCTCTTGAGtatcaaaataaaataggaagTCCCTAacttcatacatttatttttttgtcacgGAATATTAGCAACACTTTTGAGTACTGTGAGAGCTTTTCTTGTGTGGTGGGGGCAGCGGGCAGATAGCAAAGAGGGCTCGGCAGAAAAAGTAACAGTGGCAGCTGCAAAAGacactttgatttttgtttccaaCTGAACTTGAGTTCTCTAGGCTTGACGGCCTTGTAGTTCCACACAGGAtaaactttaacatttttattgataaTATCTGGAGGAGGTAACATCCAACGGACACAAATCCAAGTAGAAATAAGGCAACATGATTGTGATACAGTGAAGAAGGGGGAAGTAACATGACGTTTCCCTGGAGCCTCACAGAAATAAAGATCGATTTACATGTTTATAGAATACTGTCCCCTGTTATCTGTGTATCTAAAGCTTCAAGCATTAAAAAGGCACAGTGGAAATAAGCTCAATTCATAGTAGTACTCTCAGGTAGAGACACTAGACACATTTTGCTTATGGGTAATGTCGACGTCTATGTTAAACAGAAGTTTTGCCCCCGGCAATGGaccttccttctcattttttcattccctttctttgGAGGGTTCTTTTTTCTGAATCAACCACACTTCGTTTTTTCTATCGAGCAATTTGAAAGGACTGTTGTAGCCTGCGGTGTAGTAAACCTTTTCATCgaaaacttttccttcttccctcaaaATGCTTGCTAATGTCAAGAGTTGTTCTTGATTCTTTTGGGCACTAGAGAATCCATCGAAAGACCTACAAAGGAGAAAGTAAATGACCATAAATGATTTTAATACTGATGTGAATATCAGTCTAAGAAGACAAGTGGGAGCTGATACAAGGAAACCTGGATGGAGTGTGGTTTCAAAGCTCCTCCCTCTTGGCAGCTGAACTGACTGTTTCCTTCCTCTGGTTCCCAGGCTCAGCGTGACCTCACACGCACTGAGGGGACCCAGGAGGAGGCAATACGTCCCAGCTGTTGGGCAGATTTGGAAGTTAGGCCATCTTGTGCTCTAACTCTGTGCTTCTCAAGCTCTACTGTGCATGCGAGTCACCTGGGAAAACGCAGGttcaggaggcctgggctggggcccgAGAGCCTGCATTTCCAACGGTCTCCTGTACTGCTGACGCTCCTGGTCAGAGAGCCACACTGAATCCCCCTTAGCAGCCTCCCTTTCAGTCCTTCCATTTTCTATCGaacatttcccctttctttttctccttagaaAAAGGGCAGGCACTGTATTACAGATGAACATAAGTTTTGACCCTATATGGAAGAGATGGACATTTTGGCAGCTCTGTACGGTCTGAGAAAAGCTTTAACAGAGACAGAATCAAAGTGCTTGGGAACACTGAGGATATGATTACATCGGGGCAAGGTGCGTCTCTGAGTTGGGTCTGGAATGGAGGATAGTTTTGCCGGGCAGAGAAAGGAGCGGGGGgataagaaaagaacaaaagtccAGAAATACAAACCAATTTCACAGTGAGGCATAAAATGAGGTCAGAAAGGtgagtcaggacttccctggtggcgcagtggttgagaatccgcctgccaaggcaggggacacgggttcgagccctggtccgggaagatcccacgtgccgcggagcaactaagcccgtgcgccacagctactgagcctgtcctctagagcccgtgagccacaactactgagcccacatgccacaactactgagcccacgtgcctagagcccgtgctccgcaacaagagaagccaccgcaatgagaagaccgtgcaccacaacgaagagtagcccccccgctcgccgcaactagagaaagcctgcatgcagcaacgaagacccaacgcagccaaaaataaattaattaattaatttaaaaaaaaaaaaaagaaaggtgagtcagagctggaaggaggaaCCTTGTACATCATCCTAAGGCCTTTTGAGATTATTCCAAAGGATGCTGGAAAAGCAGAAAAGTAACTTGATTAGATCTGGGTAAGAATAtaggcagagagatggaaactacGCTGGAGAGAAGGGGCCAGTTAGGAGGTTGCTAAGAGGATGGGGAGGAAAAGACAGTCAAAAGATTTGCATAAAAAGTGGGAAAATAGAAGTTTAAGTGtagattttaaagtatataaacaaaaatacccTGAGATTAAATCATGACAGCACACCGACCTAGCTGAGTTGCTGAAATGTAAACATGATGAATTTGAAGGTTGAGAAtaggaaaaacagacacaaaaacatTCCTAATATGCCTTCTTTAGCATAAGGTTTATTATCGATGTGCCAGTGGAGAAGATCATTCCTACCGTTCTTCAGATAAGATGTAAGGTCTCGAGGGTACGAACCAGGCCCGTTCTGTTCAACAATGTCTACCAGGCACCTAGTCATTCCTGGCATGCGGTACCTTTTAAATCCCAGTTGAATAAGCAGAGGAATCTGTGTATgcacatgtatataaaataaaacgttGAAGATAAATTGATAAAACTGTTCTACAATTTCCATCATGTTGACTGATGATGATAATTCTGAACCATGCGTTAGGAAACATTTCTGCtcctaaatttattatttatttccttaaggAATGTTCCGCCTAAAGGGAATCTGTTTCAGATTCCACTTCTTCCTTGAAATCAAATCTTGAGCCTCTTACTTAGAAATCATCTTTTGTACTCTGAATACACGTTGTTCTACAATGATCTATCCACGGCTTTATTTAGGACACAGACATATACTGAGCCTCCCCCAACACTCCTGCCTCACCAGGAGCCGAAGGATATGGGCAGAGTAACGCGTTGCTATATTCTTGAGGAAGTTACAGTCTATCAGTAGGTCATTAGAATTTAGAATCATAGCAGCGAGTGGCTGGCTGACTGGAGAAACTGAGGAAGGCATCACAGACAAGGTACCAATTGACCTAAGTCCTGAAGGATGAAAGTAGGCTctccaggaagagaagaaagagggagctGGAGCTGGTAGTAATATCATGCTCATGTTCTAAGTATTTTAGGTAAATTAACTCATCTGATCTTCATGGCCACCCTGTGAGATAGTAGGTAGGTACTGTGATTagacacattttacagatgagatttTTGGCCAGGAAAGTCtcagtaacttgcctaaggtcaaaGGTACAGAGATGTGGAGGAACTCGGCCTACTCAGTGAAgggcgggaggtggggggaggagttGTCAGGGAGGCAGGTTGGGCCGCCTGTTGCAGGTGATGCAGGTGATGCGTACCCTGAACGGTCTGAATGTCATGCGGAAGCGAGAGGAAGCcaacagatttttaaacacagtaacAGGTTGGGGTTTTGTTGCTGTCGTTGTGAGAACGATCGAGGTTCCAGGGTGGAGGGCCAGGGAGAGGAGACTGGtgggcagagagaacagctgGGAGGCTCTTGAAGTGGAACCTGAGACTGAAAAACGTCGGAGTATCTGGTGAGTGTCAGGCATGTGCCGAGCCCCGGGGTAGCAAAGAGGACTTAGCTGCGGTCCCTGTAAGGTGAGGGCCCGACGAAGTaacagtggggaggaagggaacgGAATCACGACCCTTTCTGAGGCCAACGGGCCAGATTCAGGGGCTGAGTGTGCTGCCGATGGCTACGACGGTCCTTGCTGGGGAGGCCGGCAGGCTGATTAGTCGCTTTACTGAGACAGGCACTGTAAGGTCAGAGTAAGGAACCAGTAGACCAACCAACAGAGGCAGTCACTGCGGGAAGCAGCTGCCATCCTTTGGGCTGGGGCAACAAAGGGAAGAGTTTGAGGCTATCAGAAACTATGAGTTGAGAGGAGGGGTACCAtgcattgttttaagctacttTTCTCCAAATTTAACTAGAGGGCAGGTAAGGACAGTCTTTTGCTTTTGTGGGGGAAGGTCCGGTGTATGATTTGTATTGTGTCTTATCTGTGGAAGGTGAGCATCAGCCTTCTCATTAAATGTATTCGTTATTTCTTGTAAAGGACCCTTAGTTAACGTATAAAACTAAGTCACTAGGAAAACACCACAAAATGCATTAGACCTGTTTCTATGAAAGGGGGAAAAGCATAGGAGCTAAGCTGCACAGGAGCTAAACTATGAGTGCCCGCAAGTAAAACCAACAGTCAGAAAGGCTATAAATTATCTACCACTTACCGTACAAACACTGTCATTTCAGCTCTGTCTTCAATGAAGACATCTGACTCTGAAGGCCTGGGGGGATCAGATTGCTGTTCAGAGGGGATATACAGGGAAATGGTAATGGTAGACTCGCTAAAAGGACCTGAACCGGGCTCCACGTAGCTTGTCACTGGAGctgtcatctttattttcatctctgtgccacaaaaaatatatatttaaatgcaaaGGAGACCGTGAAAGCAGATTTAGTGTATTTAAGACtacatttaaaaacttattttttgacCTGAGTTTCTTGATTTACTTGACATAAATATTTAACCTTGAAGataattttcatctttaaaaaaaaaataagggcaaAATGACAATTATCCACTGCCCACATTAAACACTTtctgtattattatatttttcattaatacaTTCCATAGTTTTAGGGATAGAAGGGGAAATGAGAGATCACATAGTCCAGTTCATTCTTTACTTTTACAATTCAGAAACAGAGGTCCCATTGGCTAAGTGACCTGCTAAAACATAAATAGCATGAGAGCCAAACCAGAAGATATATCTTGACACCCCGGATCTTGTGTTCTTTGACCCTTCCTGCCTCCTAATGTCTCTTACCCTACCAGTCACCAAATTACCTCAGAGCATTAGCCATGAAAAGGCCTTAATGCTAGTTACACAGAGGCCCAGTTCATCCAGCAGAATCACAAGCAAGGAGAACAGAGGCTAAAAAGCACTGCCCAGTACTACACTCCTCTAGACGCCTCGGCTCCTGAGCAGAGTCCTCCTCTTCAAACATTAAGTCTTTGATGATCtggttatttttctattctaaaaGGTATTTATTCAATCAGCGAAAACCCAATAAGCCAGGGCACTCAACCACAATACAGTGTGTATAATTACAAGGTAAACTGCCTTCACCTTTCTCATTTTTGCCTTGAATGTAGCTGTTCAGCCTTGTGAAGCCAGTCTGCATGGCCGAATCCCAGTCCATAGACTCAACCGAAGTGCTGACCCACTTCGCAGGTCCGTAGTGTCGGATCTCATAACTTCCAGGCTAAGATGGAACAGGGGGAACTTGGGGAAGCAATTCTAAGAAGGCAGAACGTGAGATGCAACAGTACAGGTGCCTTGATCTCGCGTCCACCTGGGACGGCCAGTTCAGGGGCTGCGCTCCCCTGGGGCCCGGCCGGAGGTTCTGGCTTCCCAGCACCGGGCAGGGCTCCTCCCCCGCGgctcccatttttggattagagACGCCGGCGGCCTCTGCCCCACAAGCAGGGGTAGGGAGAGTCGGCTCAATTCGGGTTAAAAGCAAGCAACTGTTCCGCCCCCGCCCGGAGGGTCCCATCGCAGGTTTTGGGACGtggtcgattttttttttttttttttaaccgcaAAGAAATTGAGATGTGGCCAGTATCTGGGGGTAGTAACTACGGCTTACCGACCGCATCTTCCCGTTTGTGCAGGAATGGAGCTAGGgactctgaccattttttaaaatgtgcttttaagTTAAACCTGTGGGACCCTCCGGCCGCACTGAAGATCACCTCGAGGACAGCCCCACgctgcccacccccgcccccggccctcACCCTTCGCGCCCGCGGGTGGAGCCTACCTGGGGACCCGCGTCCTCCGGGGCTTCCCAGCCCGGCGTCTCCGCGAGGGCCTCCGAGCCCTCGGCTGCCCCGGGATCGGGCTCCAGCACCTCGGCCATAGGCGGCGCCGACACTCCGGGAAAGAGGCCGGCGAGCTGCGCCGGAAGGGGGCCACTCGGGACCGCCCAGCCTGCGTGTCCCCGAGTCCCCGCCCCGTAGACGCCCGGCCCCCTCTACACACTGCGGGAGCCCCGAGTCCGCGGGGCACTGCGGGGCCCAGGCCGGGAGGGGGCGCTGCGACCGCGATCCCAAACCTGGCCGGCCGCTCCCCTGCGGGTCCCCCAGGAGACCAGATGGCAGGGTCTGCTTGGCCAGGCTTTCTTTGGGGGGGTTTCTCCCGCCACcacccttgtttcttttttttttttaacttctttattggagtataattgctttacagtgttgtgttagtttcttctgtataacaaagtgaatcagctatatgcataggtatatctccatatcccctccctcttctgtctccctcccaccctccctatcccacccctctaggtggttacaaagcacccagctgttcttcctgtgccatgcagctgcttcccactagctatctattttaaatttggtagtatatatatgtccatgctactctcttacttcatcccagcttacccttcccctgcctgtgccctcaagtccattctctacatctgtgtctttattcctgtcctgcccctaggttcatcagaaccctttttttttttagattccatatatatgagttagcatacggtatttgtttttgtctttctgacttacttcactctgtatgacagactctaggtccatccacctcatcaaaaataactcaatttcgtttctttttatgactgagtaatattccattgtatatatttgccacatcttctttatccgttcatctgtcgatggacacttaggttgcttccgtgtcctggctattgtaaatagtgctgcaatgaacactgtNNNNNNNNNNNNNNNNNNNNNNNNNNNNNNNNNNNNNNNNNNNNNNNNNNNNNNNNNNNNNNNNNNNNNNNNNtttttttttttttttttttgcggtacgcgggtctctcattgttgtggcctctctcgttgcagagcacaggctctggacgcacaggttcagaggccatggctcatgggctcagctgctccgtggcatcttcccggaccggggcacgaacccgtgtcccctgcatcggcaggcagactctcaaccactgcaccaccagggaagccccacatgtctctttttgaattatggttttctcagggtatatgccctgtagtgggattgctgggtcatatggtatttctatttttagatttttaaggaacctccatactgttctcccatttgtttatttttgtttatatttccattactctaggaggtgggtcaaaaaggatcttgctatgatttatgtcacagagtgttctgcctatgttttcctctaagagttttatagtgtctgtccttacatttaggtctgtaatcaattttgagtttatttttgtgtttgtgttaagaagcgttctaatttcattcttttacatgtagctgtccagttttcccagcaccacttattgaagagactgtcttttctccattgtatactcttgcctcctttatcaaagataaggtgaccgtatgtgcgtgggtttatctctgggccttgtatcctgttccattgatctatatttctgtttttgtgccagtaccatactgtcttgatgactgtagctttgtaatatagcctgaagtcaggaagcccgattcctccagctccagttttctttctcaagatttctttggctattcagggtcttttgtgtttccatacaaattgtgaaattttttgttccagttctgtgaaaaatgccattggtagtttgatagggattgcattgaatctgtagattgctttgggtagtatagtcattttcaNNNNNNNNNNNNNNNNNNNNNNNNNNNNNNNNNNNNNNNNNNNNNNNNNNNNNNNNNNNNNNNNNNNNNNNNNNNNNNNNNNNNNNNNNNNNNNNNNNNNNNNNNNNNNNNNNNNNNNNNNNNNNNNNNNNNNNNNNNNNNNNNNNNNNNNNNNNNNNNNNNNNNNNNNNNNNNNNNNNNNNNNNNNNNNNNNNNNNNNNNNNNNNNNNNNNNNNNNNNNNNNNNNNNNNNNNNNNNNNNNNNNNNNNNNNNNNNNNNNNNNNNNNNNNNNNNNNNNNNNNNNNNNNNNNNNNNNNNNNNNNNNNNNNNNNNNNNNNNNNNNNNNNNNNNNNNNNNNNNNNNNNNNNNNNNNNNNNNNNNNNNNNNNNNNNNNNNNNNNNNNNNNNNNNNNNNNNNNNNNNNNNNNNNNNtctccttaggtaagtttattcctaggtattttattctttttgttgcaatggtaaatgggagtgtttccttaatttctctttcagaattttcgtcattagtgtataggaatgcaagagatttctgtgcattaattttgtatcctgctactctaccaaattcattgattagctctagtagttttctggtagtgtctttaggattttctatgtatagtatcatgtcatctgcaaacagtgacagtttgacttctgcttttctgatttggattccttttatttctttttcttctctgattgctgtggctaggacttccaaaactatgttgagaaatagtggtgacagtgggcaaccttgtcttgttcctgatcttagaggaaatggtttcagtttttcaccactgagaatgatgttggctgtgcatttgtcatagatggcctttattatgttgaggtaggttccctctattcctactttctggagagtttttatcataagtgggtgtt
The genomic region above belongs to Physeter macrocephalus isolate SW-GA chromosome 10, ASM283717v5, whole genome shotgun sequence and contains:
- the HEBP2 gene encoding heme-binding protein 2, with amino-acid sequence MAEVLEPDPGAAEGSEALAETPGWEAPEDAGPQPGSYEIRHYGPAKWVSTSVESMDWDSAMQTGFTRLNSYIQGKNEKEMKIKMTAPVTSYVEPGSGPFSESTITISLYIPSEQQSDPPRPSESDVFIEDRAEMTVFVRSFDGFSSAQKNQEQLLTLASILREEGKVFDEKVYYTAGYNSPFKLLDRKNEVWLIQKKEPSKERE